The DNA region ATCAAAGGTGGCGATCACATATTTTCTGTTACATCACATAGAGAAAAGGCAATTGAACTTGCGATAAACTGGTTCAGACGCTATCTGCTGGGTAGCTAATTTTCATCTTTCTTTTTCTCGCCTCTTGCTTTTACCCGTTCTCTGATTAAATCTCCAACCACATTACTTAATCCTATCCCCAACGCGAGAGAGAGTGCCATGATAATTCCACCGAATATTATTAAAAAACTGACAGTGATTATGGTATTACCAACACCGATATATTCAAAAACAATTCCAAATGTGATTATGGTGAGGAAAATACGTACGCCCTTTGCAATGAAATCACCATATTTTACGTTTGCGTTTTCACACGTCATATTAATCACTCTGCTGATAAAATTACTGAATATGATTCCCATCACAATGATTACAAGGGAAACAACTATATGAGGCAACGCACTGGCAATCCTTGAAGTATATTCCGAAAACTGTGATATGCCGATGAAATTGAGGCCAAAAGAGAAAAAGGCCACTATGAATATCCAGTAGACGATTTTGCTTAGGATTAACGAAGGGAGGGTTTTAACACCACCCTTCTCAAGAAAATTTACAATGCCGACATCCTTTGCCCATTTGTCAAATCGAAAGAGCATGAGGAGCCTTGCAATGAGTTTCTTTATGAACCAGCTTATGATAAAACCGCCTATCATAACGATAACCATCACTATCACGTTGAGGAAAACATCTGTGAAGTTCTCGTAGAGATCTAAAAACATATCTTTAAAAAATTCTTTCATGGGGAAAATATTATTAGATATGATGAGTTATGTCAATCAAAAATAAATTTCATTTATAATGTAATGCATGCATCTCCTCTTAAATATTGCAAAATATGGTACATGTATAGTAATCTAACGGCAAATGAGCGATATCATAATAGCTTTGGGCGTCCGGGAAAATGTTTTAGAAGATGTGCACATCCTTTCAAGAAAATCATTGGATCATCCCGAGGTTCTTATAGCCACCGGTAAGGATATTAAAAATGTAGTAATCGAGAAGGCTTCTACCCTTTTTATTGAGAATAATTTTGTTCTGGTCCTTTTAGACCCACCCGATGACCTGATACATATACTTAAAACCCAGTTACTGTCACTGAAGGAGAAAATACAAATCATCCTCTATTACACGTCCGCTTCAAATGACTTCCATAAGCCAATCGAGGGGAACATAGTTGTCCTGGAGAAAGAGAAGGATAAACGCATCAAAGAACGTGTCCTCAACATACTGAAAAAACACGGTAAGATTATGACCGATAAAGGGTTTCATGTTTTAAAGGAAAAAATTAAAGATGAATCTATTCTTGAGATGGAATTGATGAAACTCATTAATTTCATAGGTGAAAAACAAGAAATAAAATCGAAGGACGTCCTGTCTGTTGTCACCGAAACACATGAGGAAAGCTTGTTTTCCCTGTTTGATGCACTTGCACAGATGAAGAAAAAAGAGGCGCTTAATATATTTGAAAATCTTTTGCTGAATGGTCTTCACATCCTTGCCATACAGGGTTACTTGGTCAAACAAACACGGTTGATGCTGCAGGCAAAAGATATGGAAGAGGTCTTTAAGACAGGCTCAGATTATGGTACCTTTTTGAAAACTTTTAATAAGTGGAAAGAAGGCTTGGATTTGAAACCTTCTGATAAAAGACAGCATTTCCCCTATCAAAAACCTTTTTATGCCTATAATCTGTCAAAAACAAGTCAAAAATTGAAAAGAAAAGATCTCGTCGCTTTTTTTGATGTGCTCACTGATTTCGATACAAAAATAAAGAGAGGATCAAAATTTGACCGTATTCTTTTAGAATATGGGCTCTTAGAGGCATAAATGCTCCATATCATACTTTTCTTATTAACTATTGCTTCAACGTACTTCGTAGGTGGTTTATCCTATAGCCTTTCAATTATCTCCATACTTCTTGCACATGAGATGGGTCATTATTTTATGAGTAAAAAATATGGTATACCTGCAACATTGCCCTATTTCATACCATTTCCGCTGTCCCCGTTTGGTACATTCGGGGCAATCATAAAGATGAAAGGGGTTATTGTTAATAAAAAGGCGTTATTTGATATCGGGGTTGCGGGACCAATATCGGGCTTTCTTGTAGCTGTCCCGTTTATTATTTTAGGCATTAAATTATCAGATATTCAGTCCATATCGGGCAGCGCATCATTTATCGAGCTTGGCGACCCGTTGCTCTTCAAGATTATCCAGCAATTAATTGTAGGAAAAATACCTCCAGGGTATGATCTTGTCTTACATCCCTTTGCCTATGCAGGGTGGGTAGGGTTATTCGTAACAGCCCTTAATCTCCTCCCTGTAGGACAATTAGATGGTGGTCATATCATATATGCAGTTTTCGGTGATAAAAGCAGATGGGTGTTTATTGGAACTATCACTACGCTTGCCATCATCTCTATATTTTATAATCCCGGGTGGTTAGTGTTAGTTATAATCCTTCTGATTTTTGGTATGCGGCATCCTAAGCCCCTTGATATGGAAACTGAACTCGATAGTAAAAGAAGGTATATCGCTTTAATAATCCTTATCATATTTGCACTCTCGTTTACCCCTGCGCCTTTTCCATCGCTAAACACAGGAGGAAATACAGGGAAAATTGGCGGCATCCCCATATGACAAGCTTTTGTAAACAACATTTTAATTGTAATTGGAATTATTTAGTTATGTTGAGATGATTTATCATTGAAACGGTCAAAGGGTCCGAGCCTCTCTTGAACCCTCGAACCCCTTGAACCCTCGAACCCTCGAACCCCGATTTTAAAACACCGGTTTTACGTTTTGTGCTGGTTTTAAATTCAGGCTTGTAATTACCTCAGAGCTCTGAACCACATCCACAAAATTCTTTTTCCCGTCAAGCATATCCCAAACATCCTCTTTCATGAAATATATGTGGATATATTCTATAAACCCGCCATAAGTGTTGCATTGTGAGAAATCTCTCACAGGCCAGTAAATACCGAGGGCTAATCCCTCAATGTCATCATGATTCAGGTCTTCTTTCTTTATTAATTTTATATATTTTGGGAAAGAATTCTGAAGAACGTATGAAAACCTTTGCTCCGAAGTAGTAGTACTTTCATTGAAGACTATTTCTGAAGGCCTTATATTAATCATAATATAGTGAAGTTTTTCGTTCTTTTGGTCGCTCAATAAGGTAATTCCTATTCCTTCTTTATAGATATTAATGTTCGACCCGCTAAGCCTCTGGTAAATACCCCTTAACAAGGCTTCGTTCTCTTTGGAAAGTTTTTGCACATGTGCATCTTCATATATAGTCCTGTAACTCTCCGCTTCATTCTTTGCCACATGGATAGCCCCTGTCCCGCATGAACAAAGAAAAGCAAGTAAAATGATAGGTATAACTTTCTTCATGACAAATCTCCTTTTTTTAACATCTCAATAACCTCTGATAGTTCGTCCTTAATCTGTCCCAACACTAACATATTTTTTTTACTCATCATATATTTCCTTGCCCCATCGATTGTATATCTTTGTTCATAGAGCAACCTCTTTATCGTAAATATTATATCGAGATCCTTCTTTTTGTATAACCTTTGTCCCCTTGAACTCTTGACAGGTTTTATATCTTTGAATTCTTGTTCCCAATATCTCAGCACATGCGGCTTAAGGCCGGTTATGCTGCATACCTCTTTGATCCTATAAAACATCCTGTCCGGGATATTTGAGGTCATGTCTGTAATTGAAATAATGTTATTTATCGTTTATTGCGTCTTTTAGAACCTGGCTCAACCTGTAATTTAATACCTTTCTTTTCGCAATCTCAATTTCATCACCTGTTTGCGGGTTTCTTCCCCTTCTTGCCTTTTTCTGTTTCACAATAAAATTACCAAAACCCGAAATTTTAACATTCTCACCATTTGCCAGCGTTTCTTTGATAACCTCAAAAAATTTGTCAACAATATCTGCACACTCCCGTTTTGAAAAACCCAACTTCTCATACACATTTGTAACAATTTCTATCTTGGTCATATATCCCTCCTTAACCCCTTAACATTACTCCATCTATATTTGTGACCTCTTTAATAATAATATCCTGCAAAGCGTTCACCGTTTCATCCTTCAATGTATCCTCAAAAGATTGAAACACTACTCGAAAGGACACGCTTCTCACTTCTTTTTTAAACATATCGAAAACCCCTACGTCAATTATTAATGGTGACACACCTTTAATTTTTTCAATTATATGGGAAACCGGCGTCTTATCGGCAATCAAAAAAGTAAAATCTCTTGTTACCTGTGGATATTTTGGGATCGACGTGTATTGCACATTAAGGCGACTCATTTTCCAGATTACATCGAATCTCAACTCAACACAATAGACTTTTTGTTCAATCTCGTAGAATTTTAAAACCTCATCCTTAATTTCACCAATCCAGCCTGCTTTTTCGTTATTAACAAAAACGTCACCAGATTTGTTGGGGTTTAAAAAGGGTTCCACACTTTTTTCGATGTGAATATCCAATCCAAAACAGTTCACCAATCCTTCGAGAACACCTTTTATATCAAAAAAATCGTATTCAGGGTATTTATCTCTCCAGAAATACTCCCTTTCCCGCCCGGTCATGGCAAAACATACAGCAGGATACTCAACAGGAAGACCTTCTGTGTTTAAATAGAAGACCTTCCCGGACTCAAAAAACCTCAGACTCTTTGCGCCTCTGTTTAGATTGTAAGCAATATTTTTCAATACCCCGGCAGCAATAAATGTCCTCATAACTTCATAGTCTTTTGAGATGGGGTTCATGATATTAACACATGAGACCCTTTCATCAGGAGATGTAATGAAAAAATTATCTATATCTTTTACACTAAAAAATGCAAAATTAATTAACTCATTGAAACCGGCCGATTTAAAATAGTCTTTAGCAATACCGGCTTGGTTTTCTTTTTTATCCCTCTTCAGGGTTTTTACAGCCGTTACAGGGGTAGTGGCAGGTATATGCTCATAGCCATGTATCCTCGCTATTTCTTCTATAATATCAATATATTCATTAATATCATACCTGAATGGAGGTATTGAAACCAGAAAACCACTCTCTTCCTCTTTCACCACATGGAGATCAACCGATCTCAGGGCACCCACAATATCACGTTGCTCTATAGCTGTTCCAAGGATTTCGTTTATCCTTCCAAAGCTCACAAAAATACGGTTCAATTCCTTTTTGTCATATACTTCCCTGTACCCCTTTACAACCTTGCCACCCGAGAGCTTATGCATCAAAAAAATTGCCCTTTCAGCAGCAAAATTAACACTATCAATGTCTATCCCTTTTTCAAACCTCAATGATGCTTCAGACCGGATACCTAATCCTCTTGCCGTTCGCCTTATGAAATAAGGATTGAAAAAAGCACTTTCTAAAGCAACATTTTTTGTACTCTCTGTAATCTCAGAGTTTTCACCACCCATGATACCTGCTATTGCAACAGGCCCATCCCCATCGCATACGAGCAAGTCGTTTGATGCAAGCATTCTCTCCTCGCCATCGAGAGTGCGGAATACGGTTGGAGCATCTGTTAATTTGACCTCAATCCTGTTCCCTCTGAGTCTATCATAGTCAAAGGCATGGAGTGGCTGTCCAAACTCCAGCATGACATAATTCGTAACATCTACAATAGAATTAATGGGCCTCATCCCGCATTTGCTGATCCTGCTTCTTATCCAGTAGGGAGATTTTTTAATTGTTATGCCCTGTATCATTTTTAAAACATAACGGGGGCATGCTTCAAGATCAGATACATCGATCGATATAAAATCAGCAATATTTCCGGTCTCTTCCGCTTCGAGGAGAAATGGCAGAATTCTTATTTTCTGGTCGAGTGTGCTTCCAACCTCCCTTGCTATTCCATATACGGAGAGGCAATCCCCTCTGTTGGGGGGCACATTTATGTCAAAAACAACATCCCCTACTCCCAGAATATGTTCAAGAGGTTCTCCTAACTTTGCATTATCTTCCAGAATGAATATCCCGCTATGGTCATCTGAAAGACCTAATTCCCTCTCAGAACAAAGCATGCCAAAAGATGTGACACCGCTCAACTCTTTCTTTTCGATAACCGCTCCGTCGGCCAGTCTTGCATCTATCATTGCAAAGGGGACTTTATCACCTTTTGAGATATTTTTTGCACCACATACAACTGGAAGGATATTGCTCCCATTATCAATGGTACATATGCTCAGATTGTCCGCTTTGGGGTGCCTGTCAATGGAAATTATCTCACCAGCAACAACATTTCTGAAGGACGGGGCATACTCCTCCAAAGACTCAACTTCAAGTCCCCGCATGGTAAGCCTTTTTGCCAGTTCCTGCGGTTCTATATCTATTACAACAAAATCTTTTAACCACTCAAAAGGGATCCTCAAAGTTAAACCTCAGAATTGAGAAAGAAATCGTATATCATTGTAATAAAATTGCCTTATATCGTCTATACCAAACTTAATCATAGCAACCCTCTCGACCCCCATACCAAAAGCAAAACCTGTTACCTCTTCCGGATCATACCCGACTATCCTGAATACCTGCGGGTGCACCATGCCGGAACCAAGTATCTCAAGCCATCCCGTGTCTTTACATACCCTGCAACCACTTCCGCCACAGATAACACAGCCTATATCAACCTCTGCAGATGGTTCTGTAAAAGGAAAATAACTCGGTCTGAATCTCAAGGGAGTATTGCTTCCAAACATTTCCTGGATAAAAATACTCAATATCCCCTTCAAATCGGAAAACCTCATGTGCCTGTCCACCATAAGTCCCTCGACCTGATGGAACATGGGTGTATGGGATACATCACTATCACACCTGTAAACCGCTCCGGGAGCAATTATCTTTACAGGGGGGAGTTGTGATTCCATGACCCTTATTTGAACAGGGGAAGTATGTGTTCTCAGCACAACACCCTTTTTGATGTAAAATGTATCCTGCATATCTCGTGCTGGATGATCATGCGGAATGTTAAGGGCTTCAAAATTATAGTAATCCGATTCTATGTCAGGACCTTCAGCAACAGAAAATCCAAGCGATGAAAATATCCTGATGATTTCTTCCAATGTTTGTGTAATAGGATGTTTTTTTCCTGTTACGGGAGTTTTACCCGGCATGGAAATATCAATCCAGATAGCCCGCTCCCTTCTATTTTTCTCTTCATCCTCATAAAACTGTTTAAATTCTCTTAGTTTTTCCTCAGTCCATTGTTTTAATAGATTAATCTCCCTGCCGAATATTTTCCTCTCTTCTTTGTCCAAGGTTTTTATTCGATCAATATATTCAGAAAAGATTCCCTTTCTTCCGAGAAGGAAGGTTCTTGCCTTTTCCAAATCATCAATATTTTCTACAGAAGAAATTTCTTGCTCAACCTTGCTTTTTAAGGCATTTATGTCCAAGCATCACCTATACATTACAACAGAATAGATTTGGAGAATTTTTTATTGGACCATCACTTCTTTTACTTTGACTATTACGTTCTCAAATCCGGCAGGATCATTGACAGCCATATCTGCAAGAGATTTACGGTTGAGGTTTATATTGGCAGCTTTCAACCCGTTTATAAATCTGCTGTAAGGTATTCCATAAACCCTGCAGGCAGCATTGATTCGTGCTATCCATAATGTCCTGAAATCTCTTTTTCTCTGTCTCCTATCCCTGTAGGAATACGCTAATGCCTTAAATACAGCCCGTTTTGCTACGCTATATGTTGTGCGCCTGCTTGCATACATACCTTTTGCAAGCTTTAGTATTTTTTTCCTTCTTCTTCTTGCTTTAACTCCTCTTTTTGCCCTTGGCATGTTCCTGCACCTCTTTCTTTATAAATAAGGTATTAAACTCTTTATCCTTTTCGCATCAGACGGATGGATTGTATCAGATTTTGACAATCTTCTCTTCATCTTTGGTGTTTTTGAAGAGAGAAGGTGACTGTGATACGCTTTTGACCTTTTTATCTTGCCGGTCGCGGTCACCTTAACCCGTTTTGCTAACCCTCTCTGTGTCTTTATTTTAGGCATATGAGCCTCCTTTACGGTGGAGCAAATACCATTACGATATTCCTGCCATCAAATTTTGGTTTCTGTTCCAGTTCACCAACGTCCTTAATAGATTCTATCATCTTTTGCGCAAGCTTATCTCCCATATCAACATGGAGTACTTCCCTGCCCTTAAACATTATGATAATCTTCACCTTGCATCCTTCTTCAAGAAAACCTCTAACATGTTTTATCTTGAACATAAGATCATGCTCTTCGATTTTCAGACCCAGCTTCATCTCTTTCAGTTGTATTACGGTCTGCTTTTTCTTAGCCTCTTGTGCCTTCTTTGCAAGCTGATATTTAAATTTACCATAATCCATAATCTTGCAAACAGGCGGGGTTGTTTTTGGAGAAACCTCAACAAGGTCCAAACCTCGTTCTCTCGCAAGCTTCAATGCGTCGAATGTGGGGACAATGCCAAACTGTTTCCCCTCATCGTCAATTAATCTGACCTCTCTTGCCTTTACTTTCTCGTTAATATTGATTGTATCCTTGACATCCTTTCCTATAAAACTCACCTCCTGAAAATATTGTCCTCTTTTATTCTATCAATAAAATCAATTAACTGGACATCTCTCAATTCCCCGCCATCCCTCATCCTTACAGTGATAAGGTTTGCATTCATTTCTTTCTTGCCCGCTATAACCATATAAGGAACCTTTTTCATTGCCCCTTCACGTATCTTCAGGCTCAGCTTTTCATTTCTTGTATCGAGTTCTGCCCTTATCCCTTCATCAATCATACGCTGATACATCGATTTTACATATACTTCCTGCTCATCAGTAATATTCATGATGATTACCTGCACAGGCGATAACCATACAGGAAATTTGCCGCCGTAATGTTCTATCAGAACACCAATGAATCTTTCAAGTGCACCGAGGATCACCCTGTGGAGCATTACAGGTCTTTTTCTCTTTCCATCGCTATCAACATAATGAAGGTCAAACCTTTCGGGGAGGGCAAAATCACATTGTATCGTTGCACACTGCCACTTTCTCCCGATGGCATCCTTCAGCTTAATATCTATTTTAGGGCCATAAAAGGCTCCATCACCTTCGTTTATATCAAAGGGTATCATCTCGCCGGTCAGAACCTCTTTGAGAATAATTTCAGCTTTATCCCAGTCTTCAAGGGTACCGATAAATTTTTCAGGTCTTGTGCTTATCTCCATTTCATATTCAAAATTAAAAATTTTCATTGTATCGCGCACAAAATTGATGATGTTTAATATCTCCTGATGCAATTGATCCTGTCTTAAAAATATATGTGCGTCGTCCTGGGTAAACTCCCTCACCCTCATAAGACCGTGGAGAACGCCTGATTTTTCATGCCGGGCTACAGTTCCAAGCTCAAAATACCTGAGGGGTAAGTCCCTGTAACTCCTGATGGCTGATTTGTATACCATGATATGGGCAAGACAATTCATAGGTTTTATGCCATAGTCAACATCGTCAATCTTTGTAAAATACATATTGTCCCTGTAATTGTCAAAATGTCCCGATTTCTTCCACATTTCGAGCTTCAGGATGTGAGGCCCTACGACAAATTGATAACCCCTCTTCAGATGTTCTTTCCGTTCAAAATCTTCAAGGAGGTACCGTAACAACGCACCTTTTGGATGATATATGACAAGGCCGGCGCCAACCTCGTCGGAGATGCTGAAAAGGTCAAGGTCTTTACCAAGCCTTCTGTGGTCACGTTTCTTTACCTCTTCAAGAAACTGTAAATATTCGCTCAGTGATTTTTCGTCTGAAAAGGCTGTCCCATAAATCCTTGTGAGCATTTTATTTTTCTCATCACCTCTCCAGTATGCACCTGCAAGGTTCAAAAGTTTAAAGGCCCTTATTTTACCTGTAGACGGAAGATGGGGACCTCTACACAAGTCCGTGAAATCACCCTGCTTATAAAGGCTTACCTCATCATCTTCTATTGCCTCGATAATATCCACTTTATATGTTTCACCGGAATTTTTAAACATTTCAAGGGCATCGTTCTTGCTCACAACTTTTCTTTCGATTGGAATATCCCTTTGAACAATTTCTTTCATCCGCTCTTCGATTTTCAACAGGTCTTCTTCCGTAAAACCAGGGGGGTAATCGAAATCATAGTAAAATCCGTTTTCTATCGATGGTCCTATAGCTACCCTGGTCTCAGGAAAAAGTTCTTTCACCGCCTGAGCCATAAGGTGAGACGTGCTATGTCTTAAAACATTCAGATCCATATTTTCATTCTTTCTGTTTTCATGTGCCACTCCACTCAATGCAAAACCTCAATAAGATTATTAAATTGAGAGATATTCTTAACATTTTAACTTTTCCTTGTCAATTCTTATAGTTAAACTTTTCCAAAACTTTTTATTAAAATATGTATTGGCATTTTCATCTCCCCGAAAATTTTTTATTAGCATAAAAAGGTGCTTTTATCCCCCTATGTCTATGATATTTAAAATGGTTGACAAACCCCTTGTAATTGAGATAAAAGATTGTGAAATTTTTTTCAAATGACATAGAAAAGGAGTGAATTATGAGAGATGTAGTTATTGTATCATGCGCAAGAACAGCTATAGGTCAGTTTGGTCAATCCCTTAAGGATGTACCTGCCGTACAGCTCGGCGGAATCGCAATCAAAGAAGCAATAAAAAGGGCAGGAATCAGGCCCTCAAAGAGCAAGGATAAAGATGTTGCGCCGGATATTTTTGGCGGGAAAACCGATACGGAACTCGAAGCAAAATACTACGACTACGACAGCAGCTTAAAAGAGGTTGTCATTGACGAAGTTGTCATGGGTAATGTTCTTCAGGCAGGACTCGGACAAAACTCAGGCCGTCAGGCAAGCATCAACGGTGGGGTACCAAAAGAAACTGCGGCATACACAATCAACAAGGTATGCGCTTCCGGATTAAGGGCAATCATCAACGGCGTACAGTCAATTCAGTGCGGTGATAACGATGTGGTGGTAGCAGGCGGTATGGAAAACATGAGCCTTGCACCCTTTGCACTTCCATCTTTGCGTTTTGGCGCAAGAATGTTCGACACAAAAGCCATTGACCTTATGGTTCTTGACGGCATCTGGGAAATCTTTTATGGATACCACATGGGTGTTACAGCAGAGAATATCGCTGCTAAATACGGCATCACCCGCCTCGAACAGGACGAGTTCGGAGCACTGAGCCACCAGCGTGCCATGGCAGCCATCAAAGCCGGACTCTTCAAGGATGAAATTATACCTGTCATCATTCCCAAGAAAAAAGGTGATCCCTTTGTCTTCGACACTGACGAAAGACCTATGGACACGACCGTTGAGAAGATGTCAAAGATCGCGCCGGCATTCAAGAAAGATGGAACAGTTACTGCCGGTAATGCCTCAGGCCTCAATGACGCAGCATCAGCAGTAGTCATTATGACAAGGGACAAAGCAAAAGAACTCGGCATAAAACCAATGGGAAGGCTTGTTTCATGGGCAAACGGCGGTCTTGATCCGGCATATATGGGTCTCGGTCCCATCCCGGCCGTAAGAAAGGCGCTGAAAAAGGCAAATTTAACACTCGACCAGATTGACCTTATCGAGCTTAACGAGGCATTCTCATCCCAGGCTATCGCTTGCATGAGAGAGTTGAAAGTCAATCCGGATAAATGCAATATGTTCGGCGGCGGCATCTCCCTCGGTCATCCAATCGGTTGCACTGGTTCAAGACTCGTCACAACGGCCCTATATCAGATGAGAAGACTTGGTCTGAAATATGGTCTTGTTTCCATGTGTATCGGCGGCGGTATGGGTCTGGCAGCAGTCATCGAATGTGAGGCATAAAATGGATTATAAAAACTTAATAATTGAAATAAAAGACAGAATTGCAATTGTTAAGGTAAACAGACCTAAGGCCCTAAATGCCCTTAATTCCGAAACCCTTGACGAGATAAGGGACGCAGCCGAGGCGCTTAATATTAATAAGGATGTCTGGGTTGTAATTGTCACCGGTGAAGGTGACAGGGCTTTTGTGGCAGGGGCAGATATCGTTGAAATGAAAGACATGACCGCCCTCGAGGGGATGCAATTTTCGCAGAGGGGACACGAAGCCCTTTCAGCCCTTGAGAATATGAGTAAACCGGTTATTGCTGCAGTAAATGGCTATGCCCTCGGTGGGGGGTTTGAAATTGCCATTGCCTGTGATTTCATCTATGCCTCCGACAAAGCCAGGTTGGGTTTTCCTGAAACCACACTGGGCATACATCCCGGTTTCGGTGGTACACAAAGGGCGGCAAAACTTGTGGGATTAGCAAAAGCAAAAGAGATGATTTTCACAGGGAAAACTATAACTGTACAGGAAGCATACGAAATGGGTTTTATCAACAAGATAATCCCCCATGCAGAGCTGATGAAGGAAGTCATAGCTCTTGCCGAGAGTATAAAGGCCAATGGTCCTTTCTCTGTAAGGCTTGCCAAGGAATGTATCAACAAGAGTCTTTACCTTGGCACGGACGAAGCGCTCATGGTAGAGGCAAAGGATTTTGGCCTATGTTTTGCCACAAAAGATCAGAAAGAAGGTATGACTGCATTTGTTGAAAAAAGGAAACCCACCTTTACAGGTGAATAATAAAAACTAAAAGGAGGATACTGTGAAGATAGTAACATGTATAAAACAGGTTCCTGATACAGAAGCAGAAATCAAATGGGATATCCCTAAGGGAACTCTAAAAAGAGACGGTATGGATCCGATAATAAACCCTTTCGACGAATTTGCTCTTGAGGAAGCGCTTCTTACAAGAGAAAATTTCGACGGAGACATTATTGCTATTTCCATGGGTCCGGAAAAGGCAAGTGATGTCCTGAGAAATGCCCTTGCACTCACCGTTAATGAAGTACACCGCCTGACAGATGATGCCTTCGCAGGTTCAGACACATATGCAACTGCGTACATCCTGGCTGCTGCAATTAAAAAGATCGGCGATGTGGATGTTGTATTCTGTGGAAAACAGTCTACTGACGGAAATACCGGTGTTGTCGGTGCAGAACTTGCTTCCATCCTTGGTTTCAGCCAACTTACTTATGTATCCAAGGTAAGGCAGATCGATGCAGCAAACAAAAAGATCGTTGTAGAAAGGTCAATAGAAGGCGGCATTGAAGTCATTGAAGCAAAACTCCCTGCCGTTGTTTCAGTTATAAAGGGTATCAATGAGCCGCGGCTTCCAAACTTGATGGGAATCAGAAAGGCAGCAAAAATTGAAATACCT from Pseudomonadota bacterium includes:
- the pheS gene encoding phenylalanine--tRNA ligase subunit alpha — protein: MDINALKSKVEQEISSVENIDDLEKARTFLLGRKGIFSEYIDRIKTLDKEERKIFGREINLLKQWTEEKLREFKQFYEDEEKNRRERAIWIDISMPGKTPVTGKKHPITQTLEEIIRIFSSLGFSVAEGPDIESDYYNFEALNIPHDHPARDMQDTFYIKKGVVLRTHTSPVQIRVMESQLPPVKIIAPGAVYRCDSDVSHTPMFHQVEGLMVDRHMRFSDLKGILSIFIQEMFGSNTPLRFRPSYFPFTEPSAEVDIGCVICGGSGCRVCKDTGWLEILGSGMVHPQVFRIVGYDPEEVTGFAFGMGVERVAMIKFGIDDIRQFYYNDIRFLSQF
- a CDS encoding MerR family transcriptional regulator, whose protein sequence is MFYRIKEVCSITGLKPHVLRYWEQEFKDIKPVKSSRGQRLYKKKDLDIIFTIKRLLYEQRYTIDGARKYMMSKKNMLVLGQIKDELSEVIEMLKKGDLS
- the rpmI gene encoding 50S ribosomal protein L35; amino-acid sequence: MPKIKTQRGLAKRVKVTATGKIKRSKAYHSHLLSSKTPKMKRRLSKSDTIHPSDAKRIKSLIPYL
- the rplT gene encoding 50S ribosomal protein L20; translated protein: MPRAKRGVKARRRRKKILKLAKGMYASRRTTYSVAKRAVFKALAYSYRDRRQRKRDFRTLWIARINAACRVYGIPYSRFINGLKAANINLNRKSLADMAVNDPAGFENVIVKVKEVMVQ
- a CDS encoding site-2 protease family protein → MLHIILFLLTIASTYFVGGLSYSLSIISILLAHEMGHYFMSKKYGIPATLPYFIPFPLSPFGTFGAIIKMKGVIVNKKALFDIGVAGPISGFLVAVPFIILGIKLSDIQSISGSASFIELGDPLLFKIIQQLIVGKIPPGYDLVLHPFAYAGWVGLFVTALNLLPVGQLDGGHIIYAVFGDKSRWVFIGTITTLAIISIFYNPGWLVLVIILLIFGMRHPKPLDMETELDSKRRYIALIILIIFALSFTPAPFPSLNTGGNTGKIGGIPI
- the pheT gene encoding phenylalanine--tRNA ligase subunit beta, with protein sequence MRIPFEWLKDFVVIDIEPQELAKRLTMRGLEVESLEEYAPSFRNVVAGEIISIDRHPKADNLSICTIDNGSNILPVVCGAKNISKGDKVPFAMIDARLADGAVIEKKELSGVTSFGMLCSERELGLSDDHSGIFILEDNAKLGEPLEHILGVGDVVFDINVPPNRGDCLSVYGIAREVGSTLDQKIRILPFLLEAEETGNIADFISIDVSDLEACPRYVLKMIQGITIKKSPYWIRSRISKCGMRPINSIVDVTNYVMLEFGQPLHAFDYDRLRGNRIEVKLTDAPTVFRTLDGEERMLASNDLLVCDGDGPVAIAGIMGGENSEITESTKNVALESAFFNPYFIRRTARGLGIRSEASLRFEKGIDIDSVNFAAERAIFLMHKLSGGKVVKGYREVYDKKELNRIFVSFGRINEILGTAIEQRDIVGALRSVDLHVVKEEESGFLVSIPPFRYDINEYIDIIEEIARIHGYEHIPATTPVTAVKTLKRDKKENQAGIAKDYFKSAGFNELINFAFFSVKDIDNFFITSPDERVSCVNIMNPISKDYEVMRTFIAAGVLKNIAYNLNRGAKSLRFFESGKVFYLNTEGLPVEYPAVCFAMTGREREYFWRDKYPEYDFFDIKGVLEGLVNCFGLDIHIEKSVEPFLNPNKSGDVFVNNEKAGWIGEIKDEVLKFYEIEQKVYCVELRFDVIWKMSRLNVQYTSIPKYPQVTRDFTFLIADKTPVSHIIEKIKGVSPLIIDVGVFDMFKKEVRSVSFRVVFQSFEDTLKDETVNALQDIIIKEVTNIDGVMLRG
- the infC gene encoding translation initiation factor IF-3; translation: MGKDVKDTININEKVKAREVRLIDDEGKQFGIVPTFDALKLARERGLDLVEVSPKTTPPVCKIMDYGKFKYQLAKKAQEAKKKQTVIQLKEMKLGLKIEEHDLMFKIKHVRGFLEEGCKVKIIIMFKGREVLHVDMGDKLAQKMIESIKDVGELEQKPKFDGRNIVMVFAPP
- a CDS encoding integration host factor subunit alpha is translated as MTKIEIVTNVYEKLGFSKRECADIVDKFFEVIKETLANGENVKISGFGNFIVKQKKARRGRNPQTGDEIEIAKRKVLNYRLSQVLKDAINDK